From a region of the Narcine bancroftii isolate sNarBan1 chromosome 5, sNarBan1.hap1, whole genome shotgun sequence genome:
- the LOC138763543 gene encoding zinc finger and BTB domain-containing protein 41-like codes for MSQNIDSSYKMGSNLTGAPCKDVFLDLQTTKFENLCYGPRSIQSISSITDNLDVPLGQTSPIVHLRSLLHNKNLLKYMNDDRLKQSPFCDLVIMVEGKHFCAHKVVVAVGSSYFHACLSKNPNMDSIQLDHVSYYVFHHLLEFLYTSEFFIQESEIPSILEAAQFLDIIDAVQLLTSNENMSRSTQTELTENNQCAEEKDPLEPTAKLQLGNVCTFCNKSFCYKKSLENHITKAHNAGSLVQEESPAVIKMELTRRRWSMRKRKCPAKFESRNVDNTNVSEDEYLSKISNDVENNNDNHKGIETEDEREEVEAKLQEIEREEEIQRNDENDEETDEDDTLDADEIEQDIPKELPPVILQAGSKKTLQCPKCDKSFDRIGKFECHIRVHTGEKPFECDICNQRYSTKSNLTAHRKKHNAQNAFQRKDQKCPFCNKLHASKKTLGKHVKRFHPDNIPEFFATKKKRSEPWRCDVCNKTFTRRPHLEEHRILHTQDKPFKCSYCEEHFKSRFTRLKHQEKFHLGPFPCDICGRQFNDTGNLKRHIECTHGGKRKWTCFICGKSVRERATLKEHLRIHSGEKPHLCSICGQSFRHGSSYRLHLRVHHDDKRYECQECGKTFIRHDHLTKHRKTHSGEKAHQCEECGKCFGRRDHLSVHYRSVHLGEKVWQKYKTSLHQCEVCKKVFKGKSSLDMHFRTHSGEKPYKCQVCNQPFRIKKTLTKHMVIHSDARPFNCHHCNATFKRKDKLKYHMDHVHGTKSIEQPIVTTSEVKMVSQELLHAQDGKVYQTDTKSYLPQSKVYSSESKAAIQNIHGDVTLVPVQIGATTVEPDATPHSATLVSQSHSLLHSQQHSQQTDFQRAADLAFLEKYTLTPQPANIVHPVRDDHLLDPREPSYLGTLLGLDTGTPVQSISNVEH; via the exons ATGTCTCAGAATATTGACAGTTCTTATAAAATGGGTTCAAATTTAACTGGAGCACCATGCAAAGATGTTTTCTTGGATTTACAGACAACAAAGTTTGAAAATCTATGCTATGGTCCCAGATCAATACAAAGCATTTCAAGTATTACAGACAATCTTGATGTTCCCTTAGGACAAACATCACCAATTGTACATCTGAGATCACTGCTGCATAACAAGAATCTTCTGAAATATATGAACGATGATCGTCTTAAGCAGTCACCTTTTTGTGATCTGGTTATCATGGTAGAAGGAAAGCATTTTTGTGCCCATAAGGTGGTTGTTGCTGTAGGTAGCAGTTACTTCCATGCCTGTTTAAGTAAAAACCCAAACATGGATAGTATACAATTGGACCATGTAAGTTATTATGTCTTCCATCATTTGTTAGAATTTTTATACACCTCTGAATTCTTCATTCAGGAAAGTGAAATCCCGTCAATTTTGGAAGCAGCACAATTTCTAGACATTATAGATGCAGTTCAATTGTTGACGAGTAATGAAAATATGTCCAGGTCAACCCAAACAGAATTAACTGAAAACAACCAATGTGCGGAAGAAAAGGATCCCCTTGAACCCACTGCTAAACTGCAGCTTGGTAATGTATGTACCTTCTGCAATAAAAGTTTCTGTTATAAAAAATCTTTAGAGAACCATATAACTAAAGCTCACAATGCTGGATCCCTGGTACAAGAAGAGAGTCCTGCTGTGATAAAAATGGAACTTACCAGAAGGAGATGGTCAATGCGAAAACGCAAATGTCCAGCAAAGTTTGAGAGTAGAAATGTTGATAACACAAATGTTTCTGAAGATGAATATTTGAGTAAAATCAGTAATGATGTGGAAAATAACAATGACAACCATAAAGGTATTGAAACTGAAGATGAAAGGGAAGAAGTTGAAGCAAAGCTccaagaaatagagagagaggaagaaattcAAAGGAATGATGAGAATGATGAAGAAACAGATGAGGATGATACTCTGGATGCAGATGAAATTGAGCAAGACATTCCCAAGGAATTACCTCCAGTCATTTTGCAGGCAGGGAGCAAGAAAACTCTTCAGTGCCCAAAATGTGATAAAAGCTTTGACCGCATAG GAAAATTTGAGTGTCACATTCGTGTGCATACAGGGGAGAAACCCTTTGAATGTGATATTTGTAATCAGCGGTATTCCACCAAATCAAACTTAACTGCTCACAGGAAGAAGCATAATGCCCAAAATGCTTTTCAAAGAAAGGACCAAAAATGCCCATTCTGCAATAAGCTGCATGCGAGCAAAAAAACATTGGGAAAGCATGTGAAACG ATTTCATCCAGATAATATACCAGAGTTTTTTGCAACCAAAAAGAAGAGGAGTGAACCATGGAGATGTGAT GTATGTAACAAAACATTTACACGGAGACCTCATCTTGAGGAGCACAGGATTCTTCACACACAGGATAAACCATTTAAATGTAGTTATTGTGAGGAACATTTCAAATCAAGATTTACAAGGCTTAAACATCAGGAAAAGTTTCATCTGG GGCCATTCCCATGTGATATTTGTGGTCGACAGTTTAAtgatacaggaaatctgaaacGACATATTGAGTGCACTCATGGAGGAAAAAGAAAGTGGACTTGTTTTATTTGTGGCAAATCTGTAAGGGAAAG AGCAACATTAAAAGAACATCTTCGGATCCATAGTGGGGAAAAACCACATCTTTGCAGTATTTGTGGGCAAAGTTTCCGTCATGGTAGTTCTTACAG ATTGCATCTCCGTGTCCATCATGATGACAAACGCTATGAATGCCAAGAATGTGGGAAAACCTTTATTCGCCATGACCATCTCACCAAACATAGAAAAACTCATTCAG GAGAAAAAGCTCATCAATGTGAAGAATGTGGAAAATGTTTTGGCCGTAGAGATCATCTCAGTGTTCATTATAGAAGTGTTCATTTGGGAGAAAAAGTCTGGCAAAA GTATAAAACTTCTCTTCATCAATGCGaggtatgcaaaaaagtatttaaaggaaaatcaaGCTTGGACATGCATTTTAGGACACATTCAG GTGAAAAGCCCTATAAATGTCAAGTTTGTAACCAACCATTTCGAATTAAGAAGACTTTAACAAAACACATGGTCATTCATTCAGATGCCCGCCCCTTCAACTGTCATCATTGCAATGCAACATTCAAACGGAAAGACAAACTTAAATATCATATGGATCATGTTCATGGGACTAAGTCCATAGAACAGCCAATTGTAACCACTTCTGAAGTGAAAATGGTATCTCAGGAATTGCTTCATGCGCAAGATGGCAAGGTGTACCAAACAGATACTAAATCATATTTGCCTCAAAGTAAGGTTTACTCATCAGAGAGCAAAGCAGCAATTCAAAACATTCATGGAGATGTGACACTTGTACCAGTACAGATTGGTGCCACCACTGTAGAACCTGATGCCACACCACATTCTGCAACTTTGGTTTCACAATCTCACAGCCTCCTTCATTCCCAACAGCATTCTCAGCAGACTGATTTTCAAAGAGCTGCAGACCTTGCATTTCTAGAGAAGTATACCCTTACACCACAACCTGCCAATATTGTTCATCCAGTTCGTGATGATCACTTGTTGGATCCAAGAGAGCCATCATATCTTGGAACTTTACTTGGACTTGACACAGGTACACCTGTGCAAAGTATTTCCAATGTAGAACATTAA